From Anaplasma ovis str. Haibei:
AAAAAGCCTAAGGGCCCGATAATATGCTTTGTTGGGCCTCCAGGTGTGGGAAAAACTTCACTCGCGAAGTCTATAGCAGAGGCTACTGGGCGCGAGTTTGTCCGCGTATCCCTTGGCGGTATACACGACGAATCCGAGATACGTGGGCACCGCAGGACGTATGTCGGAGCAATGCCTGGCAAGATCATCAAGCAGCTGAAGCAGGCAAAAACGTGCAATCCTTTGTTTTTGTTGGATGAGATTGACAAAGTAGGTTCCGATTATAGGGGGGATCCAACTGCAGCGCTGCTTGAGGTTTTGGATCCGGATCACAACAAACATTTCGTAGATAACTATCTGGAGGTTGAGTTCGACCTTTCTAATGTGATGTTTGTTGCAACTGCTAACAGCCTGAATATGCAGAAGCCATTGTTGGATCGCATGGAGGCGATCCAACTTTCTGGCTACACAGAGGAAGAGAAGCTGCACATAGCCAAGTCACACCTGATTCCTAACCTTCGCAAGGAGCACGGTTTGCGCGAAAAAGAATGGGAAATCTCTGACGGGGCGATCTACGATCTTATGAGGTTTTATACCAGAGAAAGTGGGGTCAGAAACCTAAAGCGGGAGCTGGCTTCCCTTATGAGAAAGGGGATGAGGGAGATTTTGACCGACAAAACCAAGACCGTGACAAGCCTGTCTATAACCTCAGACAATATTAGCAAGTACGCAGGGGTGCGTAAGTACGATTTTGGCATAATAGAGAAAAACAGCCTGGTTGGTGTAGTTACAGGTCTTGCGTACACCGATACCGGTGGGGACTTGCTTACTATAGAGTCTGTAACCATGCCTGGTAAGGGGGGCGTGAAATATACCGGCAAGCTGGGTGAAGTTATGCAGGAGTCTGTAAAAGCGGCTTATAGTTACGTCCGGTCTAGGTGTGTAGGATTTGGCATCAAGTCTAGGGATTTTCAAGTTAATGACATACACATACACGTTCCCGAAGGGGCTACACCCAAAGATGGGCCATCTGCTGGCATTGCGATGTGTACCTCTATAGTCTCGCTCATGACTGGTATTCCCGTGAAAAATACTGTGGCCATGACCGGCGAGGTTACGCTTAGGGGTAGGGTATTGCCAATAGGTGGTTTAAAAGAAAAGTTGCTTGCTGCGCTGCGCGGAGGGATTACAACTGCCATTATTCCTAGCCAGAACAAGAAGGACATTATCGAGCTTCCGGAGAGCGTCACTCAGTGTATGGAGATAGTGTTAGTGTCTAGCGTTGATGAGGTAATCCAGGGCGCTCTCCTGGGTAAGATTGTGCCCTTGAGCGAGGACGAAGTGTTCGTGGATAAAGTTTCTAGCGTTGGTGAAGGAGGGGATTGTACTCTATTCAACTAGGGAGTGGTGTGCGCCACAGGTAGGGCATATAGCCGGTATGGCGCGCGATGCTGTTGATGCTGACGCATGAGTGACATTTGGTGTCTTGGCCGTCGTGGGGCTGGGGCCCGCGCGCAGCTTGTGTCTGGGTGCAGTAAATATGGTGTTGGTTGTCCCGGGTTGATGCTTGCTGCAAATCGTAAGCCGTTGTGTTGGCTTTGGTTGGCGAGCGCCAGTGCACGGGCCTTTGTGCATTGGTTTAGTGGTTAGTGGCGTTCGTAGCGCAAGCCTAGATAGTGCCTTTGTGCGCGCGGTCCTAAGTTCGTTGACCGGTGTTTTGGTCCTACTGGAGCAGTGGAATACCCATTGTAATTTGTGTGCAGTGTCGTACAATGGGCTAGTGATGGGGCTGTAGCTCAGGGGTTAGAGCAGCTCGCTCATAACGAGTTGGCCGCAGGTTCAAATCCTGCCGGCCCCACGCCCTCACAAACATTGCTCGCTTTTGTTGTGGGTACATCTTCTTCTATTGGGCTGTGGTCCGGGGTTGCGTGTCTTGTCTTAGTTGCGGAGGTGTTGTGAAAGTAATTTTCATGGGATCTTCGGAGTTTTCTGTGCCGACTCTTGAATTTCTTATAAGTTCTCAACACGAAGTCTTAGCTGTTTATACTAAAGCTCCAAAACCCGCGGGTAGAGGGCATGTGTTGACGAAAACACCGGTGCACACCTGCGCAGATGAGCATAACATTCCTGTTAGGTCTCCCGCGTCGCTTGGCTCTGATAGCGAACGAGGCATAATTGAAAAGTACGTGCCTGATGCAATAGTTGTGGCCTCCTACGGGATGATCCTACCGCGGTGGATGCTTGAAGTTCCCCGCTTTGGGTGCATAAACGTCCATCCTTCCCTGCTGCCCAGGTGGAGAGGTGCAGCGCCAATGCAGCACGCAATATTGTCCGGAGACGCGGTGACTGGGGTTACCATAATGCAGTTAAATGAGCGATTGGATGCCGGAAATATCTTCTTGCAGGAAAGCACGCCCATAGGTGGCCGGGAGAATATCGTCACGCTGAGCGAAAGGCTATCAACCATGGGTGGTAGAATGCTCCTTGAAGTGTTAGATAATCTAGATACCATTCAGCCCATCAGCCAGGATGATGCCGAGGCTACCTACGCCGCGAAGCCCTCAGAATTCTGCGTGAATTTCAACGATGCTGCAGATTATATATGTCGGCAGGTTAGGGCATTTTACCCGAGGATGTTTTTCTTTTTAGATAGCAAGCGAATCAAACTCCTGGAAGCCGATAGCTACGAACTCGCTGGAGCGCAGATCGGTGATGTAGTAAACGATGAGTTGCATATACAATGTGGAAATAACACTGTTCTAGCGCCAAAGATTGTGCAACCGGAATCAAAAAAGCCATGTGACATACGCAGCTTCCTACGAGGGTTTCGTGGCTGTGTGTCCAACATGTTGCAGCGGTAACTCAGTGTATTGGCCTGTGCGGCACCTTTTTCGATGGCCATACTACACGGAGGGCGTAGTTCTTAACCATGCGTAAGTTAAGTGGGTATGAGTCATAAGGGGCTAGGAAATTGACAATTTTGCCTTTCTGAAATAGCATGGGCCATTAACGAGTGTTATATCCGTGGCTATGGGTTACGTTATTGCGGCATTTTACCGCTTTGTCCACCTGCACAATTACTATGACATGAAGCCTGTGATTTCAGAGTTTTGCTTGTCACACGGCATAAAGGGAACTGTAATCCTAGCCGAACAGGGCATCAATGCAACCATAGCAGGAAGCCGCCGATCTATAGAGGAATTTTTCTCTTTTTTAGACTCAGATGACCGGCTGCATGGCATGAAATATCATGAGAGCTGTTCCGATAGAGAGCCATTTGCCAAGATGAAAGTGCGGCTGAAGAGTGAGGTGGTGCGCCTGGGTATTGATGGGTTTGACTGTTCAGTTAGAGGGGAATACATCGACCCTTGTGATTGGGATGAGTTTGTGTCCTCGCCCGATGTACACATGATTGACACCAGAAACAACTACGAGGTCAGATTCGGTAGGTTCAAAGGTGCGATAGACCCGGATACTTCTTCGTTCAGAGAATTTCCCGAATGGGCAAGGAGCTGGGCACTAGATAAGAAAAAAGACATTAGCGTCGCCATGTACTGCACTGGGGGCATAAGATGCGAGAAGTCTACTGCCTTTATGCGGAGTTTGGGCTTCCAGAACGTTTATCACCTTAGAGGTGGTATATTGAATTACCTTAAAACTGTGCGCGGTGATAGCAACCTATGGGAGGGAGAGTGCTTTGTTTTCGATGATAGAATAGCCGTCGATCGCAACATAGTGCCCAGTGAGGATATAAAATGTGTCAAGTGTGCGGGTAAGGTAGATGCCGGCGACATCCGCTCTGTCTCAAAGGGGAACATCATGTGTGGGGGCTGCAAATGCGAGGTGGGTTGTGGTTGTGCCGCTCTGTAGTGTGTGGGCTAAGTAGCGAAGTTCCTGCCGGTCTTGCAGCGGTTGTTTGCACACCCTCCATCTGGCCATACGCCAGGGTTTTCTTGCTGTACGTGCAGATGCAGTATCTGCTCTTGCTGGCGTTTGGGGTTTGTGTTACCCTGGGTAAGTACTCTCTCACTCTGCTATGCGTAGTAAGGCTGCTTTAGATTTGCATCTTGTCTCTGATTCCACGTGTGAAACCGTGGTTGCCGTGGCGAGGTCTGCTGTGGAACACTTCAAGTCTTTGGAAGTCAACGAGTTTGTATGGTCACTAATTGGCAGCAAGCGCCAGGTGGATAGGGTTATGCTAAATATCAACCCCGAAAGGTATAACCTAATAATGTATACCATGGTTGATGATAATTTGAGAAAGTACTTAAAAGAAAAAGCGATAGCGCAGGGCGTTCGCTGTATACCGGTTCTTGCGCATGTTATAAGAGAGATTTCCTGCTACCTTCAGGTTACGAAGGACCCAAACGCGCATCCGCACAAGCTTGGTGATGAGTATTTTAACCGCATCGATGCAATAAACTACACAATTTCCCACGATGATGGCCAAAATTTATGGGATATAGACCAGGCTGATATAATCATAGTAGGCGTGTCTAGAACTTCCAAATCTCCCACTAGTATATACCTTGCATATCGTGGATATAGGGTTGTAAACATTCCTTTGGTATGTTCCGTTCAATTGCCAGTAGACCCGGCCATGATTGCGGACAAGCTCGTTGTTGGACTAACCATTGACGCTGACAGGTTAATACAAATTCGCCGGAATAGGCTGATCTCGATGAAGCACCAGGAAAATTGTAACTATGTGAGCTACGAGCAAGTTGTTGAGGAGATTAATGAGATGAAGAAAATATGTGCGAAGAACAGGTGGCCCACAATAGATGTGACCCAAAAATCTGTTGAAGAAATTGCGG
This genomic window contains:
- the fmt gene encoding methionyl-tRNA formyltransferase, yielding MKVIFMGSSEFSVPTLEFLISSQHEVLAVYTKAPKPAGRGHVLTKTPVHTCADEHNIPVRSPASLGSDSERGIIEKYVPDAIVVASYGMILPRWMLEVPRFGCINVHPSLLPRWRGAAPMQHAILSGDAVTGVTIMQLNERLDAGNIFLQESTPIGGRENIVTLSERLSTMGGRMLLEVLDNLDTIQPISQDDAEATYAAKPSEFCVNFNDAADYICRQVRAFYPRMFFFLDSKRIKLLEADSYELAGAQIGDVVNDELHIQCGNNTVLAPKIVQPESKKPCDIRSFLRGFRGCVSNMLQR
- a CDS encoding pyruvate, water dikinase regulatory protein; translated protein: MRSKAALDLHLVSDSTCETVVAVARSAVEHFKSLEVNEFVWSLIGSKRQVDRVMLNINPERYNLIMYTMVDDNLRKYLKEKAIAQGVRCIPVLAHVIREISCYLQVTKDPNAHPHKLGDEYFNRIDAINYTISHDDGQNLWDIDQADIIIVGVSRTSKSPTSIYLAYRGYRVVNIPLVCSVQLPVDPAMIADKLVVGLTIDADRLIQIRRNRLISMKHQENCNYVSYEQVVEEINEMKKICAKNRWPTIDVTQKSVEEIAATIIQFFNKKNNQIGEAIY
- a CDS encoding rhodanese-related sulfurtransferase, producing MGYVIAAFYRFVHLHNYYDMKPVISEFCLSHGIKGTVILAEQGINATIAGSRRSIEEFFSFLDSDDRLHGMKYHESCSDREPFAKMKVRLKSEVVRLGIDGFDCSVRGEYIDPCDWDEFVSSPDVHMIDTRNNYEVRFGRFKGAIDPDTSSFREFPEWARSWALDKKKDISVAMYCTGGIRCEKSTAFMRSLGFQNVYHLRGGILNYLKTVRGDSNLWEGECFVFDDRIAVDRNIVPSEDIKCVKCAGKVDAGDIRSVSKGNIMCGGCKCEVGCGCAAL
- the lon gene encoding endopeptidase La; this encodes MEESKVLSLPVLMLRDTVVFPRIVMPLSVGRGKSVSALEHAAKNDSCCKILLLTQVDGSVDNPSNDDLYKVGTVADVVQLLRLPDGVLKVLIKGENRAKVLNFIDGDDFLSAEVEVIEDNESVAVDSKIEALRRSVLKEFDIWHKLSKKTQSEVVASTYEIKKLGHLSDVVASHLAISVEDKQKVIEEFCVVKRLDMVFGLIKLEISVLNAQKKIDDRVRSQVESTHKVYYLNEQLKAIQRELEESDGACCDSDSASEFERKINATPLSEEAKERALSDLKRYKKMNLMSPEANIISSYLKWLLDLPWGKFKNTRIDMENSLKILNGNHYGMDKVKERVLEFLAVLKRVKKPKGPIICFVGPPGVGKTSLAKSIAEATGREFVRVSLGGIHDESEIRGHRRTYVGAMPGKIIKQLKQAKTCNPLFLLDEIDKVGSDYRGDPTAALLEVLDPDHNKHFVDNYLEVEFDLSNVMFVATANSLNMQKPLLDRMEAIQLSGYTEEEKLHIAKSHLIPNLRKEHGLREKEWEISDGAIYDLMRFYTRESGVRNLKRELASLMRKGMREILTDKTKTVTSLSITSDNISKYAGVRKYDFGIIEKNSLVGVVTGLAYTDTGGDLLTIESVTMPGKGGVKYTGKLGEVMQESVKAAYSYVRSRCVGFGIKSRDFQVNDIHIHVPEGATPKDGPSAGIAMCTSIVSLMTGIPVKNTVAMTGEVTLRGRVLPIGGLKEKLLAALRGGITTAIIPSQNKKDIIELPESVTQCMEIVLVSSVDEVIQGALLGKIVPLSEDEVFVDKVSSVGEGGDCTLFN